From a region of the Hyalangium ruber genome:
- a CDS encoding serine/threonine protein kinase, with protein sequence MAAIEFRIPKGAVLFTDGDGVGYEFREDLGEAHHGLSLFLMRRRSPEGHPRGKVLVKAVGSPRGGPQEGLRFDKARAKLEEQVRLAKYLQHPGIVRVHGMHKTESAWYVITDHPSGQDLDYLMGLATEVDRWFSPFFTLYVGAAVASALEHAHKAKDAQGNPLGIVHRTIDLGHVFVDWEGRVQVSDFGLAFSNLPKRVVSTYRRPQGDAYFAAPEVLLGGRGDARSDIFALGLVMLEMSTAIASQESNVRAEEPG encoded by the coding sequence ATGGCAGCAATCGAGTTCAGGATTCCCAAGGGGGCGGTTCTGTTCACCGACGGGGACGGCGTTGGTTACGAATTCCGCGAAGATTTGGGCGAGGCGCATCACGGCCTGAGCCTCTTTCTGATGCGGCGTCGCTCGCCGGAAGGGCACCCGCGCGGGAAGGTCCTGGTCAAGGCGGTCGGGAGTCCGCGCGGCGGGCCTCAGGAAGGGCTGCGCTTCGACAAGGCAAGGGCGAAGCTCGAAGAGCAAGTGCGGCTCGCAAAGTACCTTCAGCACCCGGGGATCGTACGCGTCCACGGCATGCACAAGACGGAATCGGCTTGGTACGTGATCACCGACCATCCGTCAGGGCAGGATCTTGATTACCTGATGGGGCTCGCGACCGAGGTCGATCGCTGGTTCTCGCCCTTTTTCACGCTGTACGTCGGCGCGGCGGTCGCGAGTGCCCTTGAACATGCGCACAAGGCGAAGGATGCACAGGGGAACCCCTTGGGCATCGTCCACCGGACGATCGACTTGGGGCACGTCTTTGTCGACTGGGAGGGCCGGGTCCAGGTCTCCGACTTCGGTCTCGCGTTCTCCAATCTGCCGAAGCGCGTCGTCTCGACCTATCGCCGCCCGCAGGGCGACGCCTACTTCGCAGCGCCCGAAGTGCTGCTAGGCGGTCGTGGGGATGCTCGCTCGGACATCTTCGCGCTCGGGCTCGTCATGCTCGAAATGTCCACAGCTATAGCGTCTC